A single Synechocystis sp. PCC 7338 DNA region contains:
- a CDS encoding type II toxin-antitoxin system Phd/YefM family antitoxin, which produces MRNANIHEAKTHLSQLIKSVLAGEDVIISRAGKPLVRLIPYEGPSEPRQPGAWEGQIIMADDFDEESPEINALFYGDEI; this is translated from the coding sequence ATGCGTAACGCCAATATCCACGAAGCTAAGACCCATCTATCCCAACTCATAAAATCGGTGTTAGCCGGGGAAGATGTCATCATTAGCCGGGCCGGCAAGCCCCTAGTGCGCTTAATTCCCTATGAAGGCCCATCGGAGCCTCGTCAACCCGGAGCCTGGGAAGGACAAATCATCATGGCAGACGATTTTGACGAAGAATCCCCAGAGATCAACGCTCTGTTTTACGGC
- a CDS encoding DUF952 domain-containing protein encodes MAIIFHIAEVPQWALAQQRGQYEADSLAEVGFIHGATASQLPKVAHTFYAGRDGLLLLEIDSERLTSQVRWEAPVHPQTIEDINHLNQEVFPHIYGAVNLGAVVSVRPLQWQQEGFNIR; translated from the coding sequence ATGGCCATTATCTTTCACATAGCAGAAGTCCCACAATGGGCATTAGCACAACAGCGGGGACAATACGAAGCTGATTCCTTGGCAGAAGTGGGCTTTATCCATGGTGCCACCGCTAGCCAACTGCCCAAAGTGGCCCACACCTTTTATGCCGGTCGTGATGGTCTTTTGTTACTAGAGATTGATTCAGAAAGATTAACGTCTCAAGTTCGATGGGAAGCACCAGTTCATCCCCAAACCATTGAAGATATAAATCATTTGAACCAGGAAGTTTTCCCCCACATCTATGGAGCTGTCAACCTGGGGGCAGTGGTTTCAGTTCGTCCTTTGCAGTGGCAACAAGAAGGGTTTAATATTCGCTAA